The Glycine soja cultivar W05 chromosome 3, ASM419377v2, whole genome shotgun sequence genome window below encodes:
- the LOC114406612 gene encoding putative SWI/SNF-related matrix-associated actin-dependent regulator of chromatin subfamily A member 3-like 1, which yields MDWQEDDRSFESSESSDKYLLGFIMSNIVGLQHHSGTLHGERPLVGLAREPHNPHDPHAIVVLNTHSLSVGYIERSVAAALSPLIDQNLVKVEAIVPTARNAHRIPCQIHVFARVSDFSAVENAVEDAGLKIITGSDASFTLSDSVAVKETRAQKKSSSVDAIFKKVNRSYTGKNPAIQILEPPRTIIRTELLQHQKEGLAWLVHRENSDDLPPFWEENEGKFVNILTDYQSDNRPDPLRGGIFADEMGLGKTLTLLSLIAFDKKSQMGVSKKWRTDRKVVTLEKRRMRESENESESSSPEKGFRTNATLVVCPPSVMSTWITQLEEHTVPGALKTYMYYGERRTDDPFDLNRYDLVLTTYGILAGEHCMPKMPAKNMYWRRIVLDEAHTIKNFNALQSLAVSKLNAQCRWAVTGTPIQSGCIDLFSIMVFLRFQPFSVRQQWRELVQRSLNKGKDKGLVRLQILMEAIALRRTKDMTLVGLPPKTIEICYVELSFDERQMYDQLKQDTKIFLSRYAHDDSLVPHYSAVLSRILRLRQICTDSKLWNVQSLLLTNIEDASNNPELLQALLGQVQDGEDFDCPICLSPPIEIVITRCAHIFCRICILRALQNKNPCCPLCRRRLKESDLFSAPPESSKVDSAGECSSSQTVLPSKVSTLIKLLTESRDQHPAAKSVVFSQFRKLLLLMEEPLNAAGFKTLRLDGTMNAKHRANVIEQFQSQGIDGPTVLLASLRASSAGINLTSASRLYFMEPWWNHAVEEQAMDRVHRIGQKEAVKIVRLIAQNSIEEQILVLQEKKKQLPREPSGTGLKGMGINDIHFLLDH from the exons ATGGATTGGCAAGAAGATGATCGTAGTTTCGAGTCTTCAGAATCGTCAGACAAATACCTGTTGGGCTTCATCATGTCCAACATCGTGGGCCTGCAGCACCACTCCGGCACCCTCCACGGCGAGCGTCCTCTGGTGGGCCTGGCCCGCGAGCCCCACAACCCGCACGACCCTCACGCCATCGTAGTCCTCAACACCCACAGCCTCTCCGTCGGCTACATCGAACGCTCCGTCGCCGCCGCCCTCTCCCCCCTCATCGACCAAAACCTCGTCAAAGTCGAAGCCATCGTCCCCACCGCCCGCAATGCCCACCGCATCCCCTGCCAGATTCACGTCTTCGCCCGCGTTTCCGACTTCAGCGCCGTCGAAAACGCCGTCGAGGACGCCGGGCTCAAGATCATCACCGGGTCCGACGCCTCCTTCACCCTCTCCGACTCCGTCGCCGTCAAGGAGACCCGCGCGCAGAAGAAGTCGTCCTCCGTCGACGCCATTTTCAAGAAAGTCAACCGAAGCTACACCGGCAAGAACCCTGCTATCCAAATCCTGGAGCCTCCGAGGACCATCATCAGAACAGAGCTTCTCCAGCACCAGAAGGAGGGTCTCGCATGGCTCGTCCATCGCGAAAATTCCGATGATCTCCCCCCGTTCTGGGAAGAAAATGAAGGCAAATTCGTGAATATCTTGACAGATTATCAATCGGATAACCGGCCTGACCCTTTACGAGGTGGTATCTTCGCCGACGAAATGGGGTTGGGAAAGACCCTAACTTTGCTTTCTTTGATTGCTTTTGATAAAAAGAGCCAAATGGGTGTCTCGAAGAAGTGGAGAACTGACAGAAAGGTTGTTACTTTGGAGAAAAGAAGAATGCGTGAAAGTGAGAATGAAAGTGAGAGCAGTTCCCCTGAGAAGGGATTTAGAACAAATGCAACCTTGGTGGTGTGTCCTCCTTCTGTTATGTCGACGTGGATCACACAATTGGAGGAACACACTGTGCCTGGTGCATTGAAGACTTACATGTATTATGGAGAAAGGAGGACGGATGATCCTTTTGATCTCAATAGGTATGATCTGGTGTTGACCACATATGGTATTTTGGCTGGCGAACACTGTATGCCCAAGATGCCGGCTAAGAATATGTATTGGCGGAGAATTGTGCTGGATGAGGCACACACCATCAAGAATTTCAATGCTCTGCAGAGTTTGGCGGTTAGCAAGTTGAATGCTCAGTGCAGATGGGCTGTCACAGGGACGCCAATTCAGAGTGGTTGCATTGATTTGTTTTCTATAATGGTCTTTTTGCGGTTTCAACCCTTTTCAGTGAGACAACAATGGAGAGAGTTGGTGCAACGATCTCTTAATAAGGGCAAAGACAAAGGGCTTGTACGTTTGCAG ATTTTGATGGAGGCAATTGCTTTGCGAAGAACAAAAGATATGACATTGGTGGGGCTGCCACCCAAAACCATTGAGATTTGTTATGTCGAGCTTTCTTTTGATGAACGTCAAATGTATGATCAGTTGAAACAGGATACAAAGATATTTTTGAGTAGGTATGCCCATGATGACAGTCTAGTGCCCCATTATTCTGCTGTACTAAGTAGGATTCTAAGACTTCGCCAAATCTGTACTGATTCAAAACTGTGGAATGTTCAGTCGCTACTCCTTACAAATATTGAAG ATGCCTCCAATAATCCTGAACTGCTGCAAGCATTACTTGGGCAGGTGCAAGATGGTGAAGATTTTGACTGTCCAATTTGTTTGTCTCCCCCGATAGAGATTGTGATCACACGTTGTGCTCACATCTTCTGCCGAATCTGTATTCTGAGAGCTCTACAAAATAAAAACCCATGTTGTCCTCTTTGCCGGCGCCGCCTCAAAGAATCTGACTTGTTCTCAGCCCCTCCCGAATCTTCCAAGGTAGATAGTGCTGGAGAGTGCTCATCATCACAAACAGTGTTACCCTCCAAAGTGTCTACATTGATAAAACTTCTTACAGAATCGAGGGACCAACATCCAGCTGCAAAGTCTGTTGTATTTTCACAATTTCGAAAGCTGCTATTGTTAATGGAAGAGCCTTTGAATGCAGCTGGATTCAAGACCCTGCGTCTTGATGGGACAATGAATGCTAAACACAGGGCCAATGTTATTGAGCAGTTTCAATCCCAAGGAATAGATGGGCCAACAGTTCTGCTTGCAAGCCTCAGGGCTTCAAGTGCAGGTATAAATCTGACATCTGCCTCTAGACTGTACTTCATGGAGCCATGGTGGAACCATGCAGTTGAGGAACAGGCGATGGATCGTGTCCACCGCATTGGTCAGAAAGAGGCTGTGAAGATTGTTCGATTGATTGCTCAAAACAGCATTGAAGAACAAATATTGGTGTTAcaggagaagaagaaacaacTGCCTAGGGAACCATCTGGGACAGGATTAAAGGGCATGGGCATAAATGATATACATTTCCTTTTAGATCACTAG